One window of the Candidatus Margulisiibacteriota bacterium genome contains the following:
- a CDS encoding DNA-processing protein DprA has product MCHFVGVVGSRSLPVRFAPLVDQVVALFLSRGYSVASGGAVGADSFALSAVLRHGASSRCVVYSAWSSVSGFPSSVQPDIERFIAAGGQVVWGSASAGSPRSVAVSALLGRNRRLVSGSSVLVAFLHGASRGSLYTIRQAVSRGIPVIVFLCGGGACLPPDLARRCYVFNTKGVI; this is encoded by the coding sequence ATGTGTCATTTTGTTGGTGTTGTCGGTTCCCGTTCTCTTCCTGTCCGTTTTGCTCCGCTTGTTGATCAGGTTGTGGCTTTGTTCCTGTCCCGCGGCTATTCTGTGGCTTCCGGTGGGGCAGTGGGGGCTGATTCATTTGCTTTGTCTGCTGTTCTGCGTCACGGTGCTTCTTCTCGCTGTGTTGTTTATTCGGCTTGGTCTTCTGTTTCGGGTTTTCCTTCATCAGTCCAGCCTGATATTGAGCGGTTCATTGCGGCCGGTGGTCAGGTGGTTTGGGGTTCTGCTTCTGCCGGGTCTCCTCGTTCCGTTGCTGTTTCTGCTCTTCTTGGCCGCAATAGGCGTTTGGTTTCCGGTTCCTCTGTGCTTGTTGCTTTCCTCCATGGTGCGTCCAGGGGTTCTCTTTATACCATCCGTCAGGCTGTTTCCCGTGGTATCCCGGTCATTGTGTTCCTTTGTGGCGGCGGGGCTTGCCTCCCTCCTGATCTG